In one Longimicrobium sp. genomic region, the following are encoded:
- a CDS encoding ferritin-like domain-containing protein: protein MPERSEAMPAEELKEVLTHELGDLLYAERRILTMLKTMEREVTDPQVKARIEEHRGETEEQIERLEQAFEAIGEKAKAEKCPGIIGLKEEHDSFKREEKPSKPQLEAFDLGSGLRVEHYEIAAYRTAIALATALGEAECARLLQESLVEEEAMAKFLEKNAVASLRKLMGKARVKAAA, encoded by the coding sequence ATGCCTGAGCGGAGCGAGGCCATGCCGGCCGAGGAGCTGAAGGAGGTGCTGACGCACGAGCTGGGCGACCTGCTGTACGCCGAGCGGCGCATCCTCACCATGCTCAAGACGATGGAGCGCGAGGTCACCGACCCGCAGGTGAAGGCGCGGATCGAGGAGCACCGCGGCGAGACGGAAGAGCAGATCGAGCGGCTGGAGCAGGCGTTCGAGGCCATCGGCGAGAAGGCCAAGGCCGAGAAGTGCCCGGGGATCATCGGGCTGAAGGAGGAGCACGATTCCTTCAAGCGCGAGGAGAAGCCCAGCAAGCCGCAGCTCGAGGCGTTCGACCTGGGTTCCGGGCTGCGCGTGGAGCACTACGAGATCGCCGCGTACCGCACCGCGATCGCGCTGGCCACGGCACTCGGCGAGGCGGAGTGCGCGCGGCTTCTCCAGGAAAGCCTGGTGGAGGAGGAAGCGATGGCGAAGTTCCTGGAGAAGAACGCCGTTGCCTCGCTCCGCAAGCTGATGGGGAAGGCGAGGGTGAAGGCCGCGGCCTGA
- the zapE gene encoding cell division protein ZapE, which translates to MPSLDALISNLPARPDPAALVAGFVPPRRFAEKRFENYHPDPRHPSQGEAVWRLREIADELRIASDAGLGRRIRALFGGGGGRGSGVYLDGGFGVGKTHLLAALWNAAPGPGAYLSFDELVHTIGLLGVEGTRAAFRGRKLVAVDEWELDDPGNLKMALAFLRGALADGIRVATTSNTIPDELGRGRFDQKSFRAEIEELAGAFEVLEIAGEDFRHRRFEADPGRAYFLDDAALAEAASRAGGGALATDFPALLAALGEVHPIRYVALVESIDALLVRDVRPFTALFDGLRWVHFVDKLYDRAVPLAMSSDAALGELFPASFLAGAYGKKFSRCLSRMEEMLGEREDEAPPTEG; encoded by the coding sequence TTGCCCAGCCTGGACGCACTGATCTCGAACCTCCCCGCGCGCCCGGACCCGGCCGCGCTGGTGGCGGGCTTCGTCCCCCCTCGCCGGTTCGCGGAGAAGCGCTTCGAGAACTATCACCCCGACCCGCGCCACCCGTCCCAGGGGGAAGCGGTGTGGCGGCTGCGGGAGATCGCGGACGAGCTGCGCATCGCGAGCGATGCCGGGCTGGGGCGGCGGATCCGCGCGCTCTTCGGCGGCGGGGGAGGGCGGGGAAGCGGCGTGTACCTGGACGGCGGCTTCGGCGTGGGGAAGACGCACCTGCTGGCGGCGCTCTGGAACGCCGCGCCGGGGCCGGGCGCCTACCTCAGCTTCGACGAGCTGGTCCACACCATCGGCCTGCTGGGAGTGGAGGGGACGCGCGCGGCGTTCCGCGGGCGGAAGCTCGTCGCCGTGGACGAGTGGGAGCTGGACGATCCCGGCAACCTGAAGATGGCGCTGGCGTTCCTGCGCGGCGCGCTGGCGGACGGCATCCGCGTCGCCACGACGTCGAACACCATTCCCGACGAGCTGGGGCGCGGGCGCTTCGACCAGAAGAGCTTCCGCGCGGAGATCGAGGAGCTGGCCGGGGCCTTCGAGGTGCTGGAGATCGCCGGCGAGGACTTCCGCCACCGCCGCTTCGAGGCGGACCCCGGCCGCGCGTACTTCCTCGACGACGCGGCGCTGGCGGAGGCCGCGTCGCGGGCGGGCGGCGGCGCGCTGGCGACGGACTTTCCCGCGCTTCTGGCCGCGCTGGGCGAGGTGCACCCGATCCGCTACGTGGCGCTGGTGGAGAGCATCGACGCGCTGCTGGTGAGGGACGTACGGCCGTTCACGGCGCTGTTCGACGGGCTGCGCTGGGTGCACTTCGTGGACAAGCTGTACGATCGCGCCGTTCCCCTGGCGATGTCGTCCGATGCCGCGCTCGGCGAGCTCTTCCCCGCGTCGTTCCTCGCGGGCGCGTACGGGAAGAAGTTCTCGCGCTGCCTCTCGCGCATGGAGGAGATGCTGGGCGAGCGGGAGGACGAGGCGCCGCCGACGGAGGGTTGA
- the arfB gene encoding alternative ribosome rescue aminoacyl-tRNA hydrolase ArfB, which translates to MPDDGVLAINDSLWVPRAELTYRATRSGGPGGQHVNTSSTRVELAWDVDASPSVSEEQRTRIREKLANRINGEGVLLLAASEHRSQHQNREAVTERFVELVRQALVVPKKRKKTRPSQAAREERLRAKKRRSEVKRQRRSLDD; encoded by the coding sequence GCCCGACGACGGCGTGCTGGCCATCAACGACTCGCTGTGGGTGCCCCGGGCGGAGCTCACCTATCGGGCCACGCGCTCCGGGGGGCCCGGCGGCCAGCACGTCAACACCTCGTCCACCCGCGTGGAGCTGGCGTGGGACGTGGACGCGTCGCCCAGCGTGAGCGAGGAGCAGCGCACGCGCATCCGCGAGAAGCTGGCGAACCGCATCAACGGCGAGGGGGTGCTGCTGCTGGCCGCCAGCGAGCACCGCAGCCAGCACCAGAACCGGGAAGCCGTCACCGAGCGCTTCGTGGAGCTGGTGCGGCAGGCGCTGGTGGTGCCGAAGAAGCGGAAGAAGACGCGCCCCAGCCAGGCCGCCCGCGAGGAGCGCCTCCGCGCCAAGAAGCGCCGCTCGGAAGTCAAGCGCCAGCGCCGCTCGCTGGACGACTGA
- a CDS encoding GlsB/YeaQ/YmgE family stress response membrane protein codes for MGILWMIIIGLIAGALAKLIMPGRDPGGIIVTILLGIAGSLVGGFLFGGSDGRVGLIGSVVGALILLGLYRLIVGRRSTL; via the coding sequence ATGGGTATCCTGTGGATGATCATCATCGGCCTGATCGCCGGCGCGCTCGCCAAGCTGATCATGCCGGGGCGCGACCCGGGCGGCATCATCGTCACCATCCTGCTCGGCATCGCGGGCTCGCTGGTGGGCGGCTTCCTGTTCGGCGGCTCGGACGGGCGCGTGGGGCTGATCGGCTCGGTGGTGGGCGCGCTGATCCTCCTCGGGCTCTACAGGCTGATCGTCGGCCGCCGGTCCACGCTCTGA
- a CDS encoding amidohydrolase family protein: protein MRRIVLTAALLSLVAADLGAQARTWTAAQRAADSAQALAFFRGNIAAIHHHDRAAYLRHYLQSPRLARVGPGGVNYGYQPLAAQRDTTWPDTLVATHFEVVPVAPGVVYGTYRYRVTQGQTSRGVSERVMVRQPDGSWKVAVSTAFASPGDGPVPAFALTHATVVDGTGAPPRRDATVVMRGGKIECVGACTVAPDVEVIDARGKWVIPGLVDAHVHYSQTGWADGRPDAVDVRARLPYDSIVSELERHPERFFRSYLCAGVTATFDVGGYPWTWPLRARAEASSAAPHVAAAGPLLSTLDHWVNVPAARQFVFTGSDSATLAGARMMVHNRSDAIKVWYLAEETSPDTTVFKARLRIAAAEARRGGIPLIVHATDLWQAKDALRAGARLLVHSVDDKPVDDEFIALARQAGATYTPTLTVTDGYVQLYTHHFDSTGVSLACVDPDTRRKVAITDSLPSVIPEARLAGFRQRVATQRQTMYANLRLLRDAGIPIAMGT from the coding sequence ATGAGACGCATCGTCCTGACGGCCGCGCTGCTGTCGCTGGTCGCGGCGGACCTCGGCGCGCAGGCGCGCACCTGGACGGCGGCACAGCGCGCGGCGGACTCGGCGCAGGCGCTGGCCTTCTTCCGCGGCAACATCGCCGCGATCCACCACCACGACCGCGCGGCGTACCTGCGCCACTACCTGCAGAGCCCGCGGCTGGCGCGCGTGGGCCCCGGCGGCGTGAACTACGGCTATCAGCCGCTGGCCGCGCAGCGCGACACCACCTGGCCCGACACGCTCGTGGCCACGCACTTCGAGGTCGTCCCCGTGGCCCCGGGCGTGGTCTACGGCACCTACCGCTACCGCGTGACGCAGGGTCAGACGTCGCGTGGCGTGTCGGAGCGGGTGATGGTGCGGCAGCCGGACGGGAGCTGGAAGGTGGCCGTGAGCACCGCCTTCGCCTCGCCCGGCGACGGGCCGGTGCCGGCGTTCGCGCTGACGCACGCCACGGTGGTCGACGGCACCGGCGCGCCGCCGCGGCGCGACGCCACGGTGGTGATGCGCGGGGGGAAGATCGAGTGCGTGGGCGCGTGCACGGTCGCGCCGGACGTGGAGGTGATCGACGCGCGCGGGAAGTGGGTCATCCCGGGACTCGTCGACGCGCACGTGCACTACTCGCAGACCGGGTGGGCGGACGGGCGGCCGGACGCGGTGGACGTGCGCGCGCGCCTCCCGTACGACAGCATCGTTTCCGAACTGGAGCGGCACCCGGAGCGATTCTTCCGCAGCTACCTGTGCGCCGGGGTGACGGCGACGTTCGACGTGGGCGGCTATCCGTGGACGTGGCCGCTGCGGGCGCGCGCCGAGGCCAGCAGCGCCGCGCCGCACGTGGCCGCCGCGGGGCCGCTCCTCTCCACGCTCGACCACTGGGTGAACGTTCCCGCCGCGCGCCAGTTCGTGTTCACCGGCAGCGACAGCGCCACGCTGGCCGGCGCGCGGATGATGGTGCACAACCGCAGCGACGCCATCAAGGTGTGGTACCTGGCCGAGGAGACCTCGCCCGATACCACCGTGTTCAAGGCGCGCCTGCGCATCGCGGCGGCCGAGGCGCGGCGCGGCGGCATCCCCCTGATCGTGCACGCCACCGACCTGTGGCAGGCCAAGGACGCGCTGCGCGCCGGCGCCCGCCTGCTGGTCCATTCCGTGGACGACAAGCCGGTGGACGACGAGTTCATCGCGCTCGCCCGGCAGGCCGGCGCCACCTACACGCCCACGCTCACGGTGACGGACGGCTACGTGCAGCTCTACACGCACCACTTCGACAGCACCGGCGTGTCGCTGGCGTGCGTGGACCCCGACACGCGGCGGAAGGTGGCGATCACCGACTCGCTGCCGTCCGTGATCCCCGAGGCGCGGCTGGCCGGCTTCCGCCAGCGCGTGGCCACGCAGCGCCAGACCATGTACGCCAACCTGCGCCTCTTGCGCGACGCCGGGATCCCCATCGCGATGGGGAC